The Vigna unguiculata cultivar IT97K-499-35 chromosome 6, ASM411807v1, whole genome shotgun sequence genome contains a region encoding:
- the LOC114188145 gene encoding cyclin-dependent kinase C-2-like: MAMAAPGQLNVNESPSWGSRSVDCFEKLEQIGEGTYGQVYMAREIKTGEIVALKKIRMDNEREGFPITAIREIKILKKLHHENVIKLKEIVTSPGPEKDEQGRPDGNKYKGGIYMVFEYMDHDLTGLADRPGMRFTVPQIKCYMRQLLTGLHYCHVNQVLHRDIKGSNLLIDNEGNLKLADFGLARSFSNEHNANLTNRVITLWYRPPELLLGTTRYGPAVDMWSVGCIFAELLHGKPIFPGKDEPEQLNKIFELCGAPDEVNWPGVSKTPWYNQFKPTRPMKRRLREVFRHFDRHALELLEKMLTLDPAQRITAKDALDGEYFWTDPLPCDPKSLPKYESSHEFQTKKKRQQQRQNEENAKRLKMQHPQQHSRLPPIQQAGQQHPQMRQGPNHAIHGSQSGVTTGPSHHYGKPRGPSGGPGRYPPGGNPGGGYNHPNRGGQGGGGGSYGSGPYPPQGRGASYGSSGMPGGPNGGPRGGGGSGYGVGAPNYPQGAPYGGSAAGRGSNMMGGNRNQQYGWQQ; this comes from the exons ATGGCTATGGCAGCCCCTGGGCAACTCAACGTGAACGAGTCACCGTCGTGGGGGTCTAGAAGCGTCGATTGCTTCGAGAAGTTGGAGCAAATTGGCGAGGGCACATATGG TCAAGTTTACATGGCTAGAGAGATCAAAACTGGCGAAATTGTTGCTCTGAAAAAGATACGAATGGACAATGAGAGAGAAGGG TTTCCTATAACAGCTATTCGTGAAATCAAAATTCTAAAGAAGCTACACCATGAAAATGTAATCAAGTTGAAAGAAATTGTGACGTCTCCGG GTCCCGAGAAAGACGAACAAGGGAGGCCAG ACGGTAACAAATATAAAGGTGGCATCTATATGGTCTTTGAATACATGGACCATGATTTGACTGGTCTGGCTGACCGACCAGGGATGAGATTCACAGTTCCCCAAATTAAG TGCTACATGCGACAGCTTCTGACCGGGCTGCATTACTGTCACGTAAATCAAGTACTTCACCGTGATATCAAAG GTTCAAATCTTCTCATAGATAATGAAGGTAATCTGAAACTTGCTGATTTTGGATTGGCACGGTCATTTTCTAATGAGCACAATGCAAATCTTACTAATCGTGTCATCACATTATGGTACAG acCCCCTGAGCTGCTGCTTGGGACAACAAGGTATGGGCCAGCTGTAGACATGTGGTCTGTGGGGTGCATCTTCGCAGAGCTTCTTCATGGGAAGCCTATATTTCCTGGAAAAGATGAG CCGGAACAATTAAATAAGATTTTCGAGCTGTGTGGAGCACCAGATGAAGTGAACTGGCCTGGTGTTTCCAAGACTCCTTGGTATAATCAGTTTAAGCCAACAAGACCCATGAAAAGACGTCTCCGGGAAGTTTTCAGACA TTTTGATCGTCATGCTCTGGAATTGTTGGAGAAGATGCTGACACTTGATCCTGCTCAG AGAATAACTGCGAAGGATGCGCTCGATGGTGAATATTTCTGGACTGATCCATTACCATGTGATCCTAAGAG TTTACCCAAATACGAGTCATCTCATGAGTTCCAGACCAAGAAAAAGCGGCAGCAGCAACGACAAAACGAAGAAAATGCCAAGCGTCTTAAAATGCAGCATCCTCAACAGCATTCACGCCTGCCCCCTATTCAGCAGGCTGGACAGCAGCACCCTCAAATGCGGCAAGGTCCTAACCACGCTATTCATGGGTCTCAATCAGGAGTTACAACCGGGCCTAGCCATCATTATGGGAAGCCTCGAGGACCCTCTGGTGGGCCCGGACGATATCCTCCCGGTGGAAACCCTGGTGGGGGATACAATCACCCGAACCGTGGAGGTCAAGGAGGAGGAGGTGGCAGTTATGGAAGTGGGCCATATCCTCCGCAAGGACGGGGTGCATCGTATGGTTCAAGTGGTATGCCTGGTGGGCCCAATGGTGGTCCTCGTGGTGGCGGTGGTAGTGGCTATGGTGTTGGAGCTCCAAATTATCCTCAAGGTGCTCCTTATGGTGGATCCGCAGCAGGACGTGGTTCAAACATGATGGGTGGTAACCGCAACCAACAGTATGGTTGGCAGCAGTAA
- the LOC114188415 gene encoding protein MAIN-LIKE 2-like, with amino-acid sequence MACNELNQSHGGQIRLSWLRELYDSCCDNELREFVARAYLLHLVGCMIFANKSATYVRTHYLELFRDLPTYRRYAWGVAALIYLYEQAWIYEHFPALGRKQLCDTYMETKPRARRYITRRATSAIPDVRVQLDALTLDGVIWNPYVAHRAGRPLVVYAMFSGYLRLGIFVHRHLSERVLQQFGFMPPTP; translated from the exons ATGGCTTGCAATGAGTTGAATCAAAGTCATGGTGGACAGATTAGACTTAGCTGGTTGAGAGAGTTGTATGATAGTTGTTGTGATAACGAGCTACGGGAGTTTGTTGCACGTGCATATCTTTTGCACCTTGTAGGGTGCATGATATTTGCTAATAAAAGTGCCACCTATGTTCGTACCCATTACCTCGAGCTATTTAGAGATCTCCCTACATACCGTAGATATGCTTGGGGAGTTGCTGCTCTTATCTACTTATATGAGCAG GCTTGGATATACGAGCACTTCCCTGCATTGGGAAGGAAGCAATTATGTGATACATATATGGAGACCAAACCCCGTGCCAGACGTTATATCACTAGACGCGCTACTTCTGCTATACCTGATGTTAGAGTCCAGTTGGATGCCTTGACATTAGATGGGGTGATTTGGAACCCATATGTAGCACATAGGGCTGGTCGACCACTTGTTGTATATGCCATGTTTTCTGGCTACCTCAGGCTTGGTATCTTCGTACACCGTCATTTGTCGGAGCGTGTTCTGCAACAATTTGGCTTCATGCCGCCTACTCCATGA